The Thermoanaerobaculia bacterium genomic sequence AGCCCGCCGTCGGCGAGACGCTCGCCGTCCTCGCGGCGGCGCAGGACGGTTCCCGCGCCATCGACGCGGACGACCCGATCCCGCTCCGGCGGCGCGCCGACGAGATGGATGTCGAACCGGTCCGCTGCACCGGCCGACGTCCAGATCGAGTCGATGCGCCGGCCGGGGACGGCCGCGACGAGGTCCGCAGCGCGCCGCTCGAGCGCCGCGAGGTCGAGAGGCTTCGACTCTCCCGCCACCGTCGCGTCGTCGATCTCCCAGTGAAAGACCGCGAAGACTCCAGTAGCCGCCTGCACCAGCCAGAAGGCGGCTGCCGCGAGACTCAGCCAGCGGTGCGCGAGGACGGCGGAAGACCGAAGGGACCGCAGGGTTCGCAGACTCATGTTTCGGCGAGCCGCGCGCGCAGCCATGCCGCCGACTCCGAGAGGGCGCGATCGGCGAGTGCCGCGATCGCGACCGCTTCGAGAAACGAGTGCGAGGCGCCGCGATAGAGCTCGAGGCGGGAGGTCACGCCGGCCCGCAACAGGCGCTGGTGGAGGCCCTCGCTCTGCTCCGCCAGCAGATCGAGCTCGGCCGCGACCAGCAGGACCGGCGGCAGGCCCCCGAGATCGGCGAGCGCCGGGCAGGCCCTGGGGTCCCCGGCGTCCGACTCGTCGCGCAGGTAGTTGCGCCAGAAGCCTTCCATTTCGTCGGCGGTGAGCATGTTGCCGGGTCCGCCCAGGCGCCGGACGGCCTCGGGCGAAGAATGTCGGGCGAAGACGCCGTAGTTGAGCAGCAGCGCGCGCAGCGGACCCAGCGAGTCTGCTTGCCGCAAGTCGAGCGCAGCCGCGACAGCCAGGTTGGCGCCGGCGGAGTCGCCGCCGATCGCCAGCCGGCCGGGGTCGATCCCCAGCTCGGCGCCGCGCCCGGCGAGAAACTGCACCGCCGCCGTCACCTGCTCGAGCGCCAGCG encodes the following:
- a CDS encoding alpha/beta hydrolase fold domain-containing protein yields the protein MSAAWARYPGFGSASPVEARWIAEQVRAPWARGGPQMKRTFERHLLVGDATVRIRIHDPSGGSGNAALVYLHGGGWTLFSLDTHDRLMREYAARAGVTVVGVDYALAPEAKFPLALEQVTAAVQFLAGRGAELGIDPGRLAIGGDSAGANLAVAAALDLRQADSLGPLRALLLNYGVFARHSSPEAVRRLGGPGNMLTADEMEGFWRNYLRDESDAGDPRACPALADLGGLPPVLLVAAELDLLAEQSEGLHQRLLRAGVTSRLELYRGASHSFLEAVAIAALADRALSESAAWLRARLAET